From a region of the Fischerella sp. JS2 genome:
- the psbD gene encoding photosystem II D2 protein (photosystem q(a) protein) codes for MTIAIGRSTTRGWFDVLDDWLKRDRFVFVGWSGLLLFPCAYLALGGWLTGTTFVTSWYTHGLASSYLEGCNFLTVAVSTPADAMGHSLLLLWGPEAQGDFTRWCQLGGLWTFVALHGAFGLIGFMLRQFEIARLVGIRPYNAIAFSAPIAVFVSVFLMYPLGQSSWFFAPSFGVAAIFRFLLFLQGFHNWTLNPFHMMGVAGVLGGALLCAIHGATVENTLFEDGEGANTFRAFNPTQAEETYSMVTANRFWSQIFGIAFSNKRWLHFFMLFVPVTGLWMSAIGIVGLALNLRAYDFVSQELRAAEDPEFETFYTKNILLNEGIRAWMAPQDQPHEKFVFPEEVLPRGNAL; via the coding sequence ATGACCATCGCAATTGGACGTAGTACTACCAGAGGGTGGTTTGACGTTCTCGACGACTGGTTGAAGCGCGATCGCTTCGTATTCGTAGGATGGTCTGGTTTATTGCTATTCCCTTGTGCGTACCTAGCACTGGGGGGATGGCTGACCGGTACAACCTTCGTCACCAGTTGGTACACCCACGGCTTAGCATCTTCTTACTTAGAAGGCTGTAACTTCTTAACAGTAGCAGTATCAACACCAGCAGACGCAATGGGACACTCATTGCTGCTGTTGTGGGGTCCAGAAGCGCAAGGAGACTTCACGCGTTGGTGTCAATTGGGTGGATTGTGGACATTCGTAGCGCTGCACGGAGCATTTGGATTGATAGGCTTTATGCTGCGTCAATTTGAAATTGCTCGGTTAGTGGGAATTCGTCCTTACAACGCCATAGCCTTTTCTGCTCCCATCGCGGTATTCGTATCTGTATTCTTGATGTACCCATTGGGACAGTCGAGTTGGTTCTTTGCACCCAGCTTTGGAGTCGCAGCAATCTTCCGTTTCTTACTGTTCTTACAAGGATTCCACAACTGGACACTCAACCCGTTCCACATGATGGGAGTAGCGGGTGTATTGGGTGGTGCGCTGTTGTGTGCAATTCACGGTGCAACAGTAGAAAACACGCTGTTTGAAGATGGTGAAGGGGCAAACACCTTCCGTGCTTTCAACCCCACCCAAGCAGAAGAAACCTACTCAATGGTGACAGCAAACCGTTTCTGGTCTCAGATTTTCGGGATTGCTTTCTCCAACAAGCGCTGGTTACACTTCTTCATGTTGTTTGTGCCAGTGACTGGTTTATGGATGAGTGCGATCGGCATCGTTGGCTTGGCGTTGAACCTGCGGGCTTACGACTTCGTTTCTCAAGAACTACGGGCTGCTGAAGACCCCGAATTTGAAACCTTCTATACCAAAAACATTTTGCTGAACGAGGGTATCCGTGCTTGGATGGC